The following are encoded together in the Maniola jurtina chromosome 27, ilManJurt1.1, whole genome shotgun sequence genome:
- the LOC123878938 gene encoding uncharacterized protein LOC123878938, whose translation MAPTTRRAAVMEEQEKLRTALRELKSLKQLNEQLLKEQEDSEVELRAIIAKNTQLKAELADLNKVHTLVLEERDQLQDAVGSFNQCIQTYDEALSKISMLENELSRAQKTIDDLQSQLQSYEAKDTNNLYDELLTSSSIAPVVTIDLTCDSPCASDTNPLREDNLVNLNSHNKIKKYIKLNKIIRKTQRLTKCHKTYTRNISSLQKERSQLVNKLDACCISLTELQNKYDVDVQTLNDEISKLTQSLHKVTDLYELSQKQVHEQILAADQLLTLSNYNMARFESLTNRYDCSPNVPIICQNSPTVLPVKADTCPEQCSIDVTVPSSDNMNPSTKPIKQTVIISDSLGRGLGSMMSYYLKHSVINRCSPGATFYHLINNLNEKSLDSNTNVILLFGDSLQVKKQQIVKCIQKLLILHEKTKCKFVLCAFPYSGTFNKQQNENIHTLNLKMYNLTKYYSEAISYFDINSFTNKFRLTGDSMHLPKRCKMHIASLLAYNLNDSVTSVVTKSLDSYTNRTSSTNIFCIDSSTSSTNISIIDSSNARSTSA comes from the coding sequence ATGGCACCCACAACCAGGAGGGCAGCAGTAATGGAGGAGCAAGAGAAACTAAGAACTGCCCTCCGGGAACTGAAGTCGCTGAAACAGCTAAATGAACAGTTGTTGAAGGAACAAGAGGACAGTGAAGTTGAGTTAAGAGCCATTATTGCCAAGAACACTCAATTGAAGGCTGAACTAGCTGACTTGAATAAAGTTCATACTCTGGTACTCGAGGAACGGGACCAACTCCAGGATGCAGTTGGCTCATTCAATCAGTGCATCCAAACTTACGATGAGGCTCTTAGCAAGATTTCTATGTTAGAGAATGAATTGAGTAGGGCTCAGAAAACAATTGATGACCTTCAGTCTCAATTGCAAAGTTATGAAGCAAAGGACACAAATAACTTATATGACGAACTGCTCACTTCATCCTCAATAGCGCCAGTAGTGACCATCGATCTGACATGTGACAGTCCTTGTGCTAGTGATACTAATCCACTACGGGAAGATAACTTAGTAAACTTAAATagccataataaaataaaaaaatatattaaacttaACAAAATTATCAGGAAAACACAAAGATTGACAAAATGTCATAAAACctatacaagaaatatttcatcattacAAAAGGAACGTTCCCAATTAGTAAATAAGCTTGATGCTTGTTGCATATCCTTAACTGAACTGCAGAATAAATATGATGTGGATGTTCAAACCCTAAATGAtgaaatttccaaattgactCAGTCTCTTCATAAAGTTACCGACCTATACGAGCTGTCACAAAAACAGGTCCATGAGCAAATACTGGCAGCGGACCAATTGTTAACATTAAGTAACTACAACATGGCTCGTTTTGAGTCATTAACAAATAGGTATGATTGTTCTCcaaatgtacctataatttGCCAAAATAGCCCTACAGTGCTCCCTGTGAAAGCAGATACTTGCCCAGAGCAGTGTAGCATAGATGTTACGGTTCCTTCATCAGACAATATGAATCCCTCAACTAAGCCAATAAAACAAACTGTAATTATTTCTGACAGCTTAGGTAGAGGGCTCGGCTCCATGATGAGCTATTACTTAAAGCATTCAGTGATTAATAGATGTTCCCCTGGTGCTACTTTTTaccatttaattaataatttaaatgaaaaatcattGGATAGCAATACAAATGTCATATTGTTGTTTGGGGACAGTTTACAAGTCAAAAAACAACAGATTGTAAAATGCATtcaaaaattactaattttacatGAGAAAACCAAATGTAAATTTGTCTTGTGTGCCTTTCCTTATTCTGGTacatttaataaacaacaaaatgagaatatacatacattaaatttgaaaatgtataatctgacaaaatattatagcgaagctATTTCTTACTTTGATATTAATAGTTTTACTAATAAGTTTAGATTGACCGGTGACAGTATGCATCTTCCAAAGAGATGCAAGATGCATATTGCTTCACTATTAgcatataatttaaatgattcagttacaagtgttgtaacAAAGTCTCTTGACTCTTATACAAACCGTACGtctagtactaatattttctgtattgactcgagtacttccagtactaatatttcaattattgaCTCAAGCAATG